The Deinococcus ruber region GGCCCCGGCCACCTGAACGCCGCCGTGCGTCTGAGCGTGCGGGCGCTGGGACTGAGCATTCCCGCCACCGTGGACGTAAGCGGCACACCACATCTGGAAGGCACCGTCCTGACGCTGGAACATGTGACGGTCAAGACCCGGCCGAGCGGCGTGACGGCGCGGGTGCTGGGCTGGCTGGCCGACGCACGGGTTCAGACGCTGCTGGGAAAACAGGCCCGCTTCGACCTGGGGCCAGCGCTGGAAGGAGCCAGAGCCAGCATCCAGGCGCGGCTGCCCTATACCGCCGCGCCGGGCGTGACGCTGGCAGGCCGGGTAGAACATCTGGCGCTCAAGTCGGTAAGCGTGGACACAGCGGGCGTGCTGGCACTGGCCGAGGCACAGGGCACGCTGGCAGCGCGGGTCGAGGTGAAGTAAGGATGTGATGGGGAAGGCGTGATGGGTGATGAGGCGGTTTCTGAAGTGCATCATCAGACAGGTTCTTGGACAGATGAGTCGGCACGCGGAAGCTGTGCGTTGCCTGCTCGCACCAGTCGGCTTCGCAGTTCTTTCAGATCAGTGCAACCGCAATCCTCATCACGCGTCACGCATTACGTTCCTGCTACAGCCAGCCCATTTCCCGTGCCCGGCGTGCCGCTTCCACGCGGCCTTTCGCCCCCAGCTTGCTGATCGCCTCCGACAGGTAGTTGCGAACTGTGCCTTCGCTTAGGCTCAGGGCAGCGGCGATGCTGCTGGTGCTGGCTCCGTTCTCGGCGGCCTGGAGCACCTGACGTTCGCGTTCGGTCAGGGGGCTGTGCGCGTCCCAGGCTCCGGCGGCCAGTTCCGGCGTGATGGAACGCCCGCCCGCATGCACCCGCCGGATCGCGTCGGCAAGCTGTTCGGCGGGTGCGTCTTTCAGCAGGTAGCCGCGTGCCCCCACCTCCAGCGCCCGGCGCAGATAGCCTGCCCGCCCGAAGGTGGTCACGATGATGACCCGCACCCCCGACCCTGCCGCTTTCAGGCGCTCGGCCACGTCCAGCCCCGACAGGCGCGGCATCTCGATATCGGTCACCAGCACGTCGGGCGCGAGGCGCTGACACAGTTCCAGCGCCGCCTCGCCGTCTGGAGCCTGCCCCACCACCTCCAGATCACTTTCCAGC contains the following coding sequences:
- a CDS encoding response regulator transcription factor; this encodes MIRVVLAEDQGLVLGALSALLSLESDLEVVGQAPDGEAALELCQRLAPDVLVTDIEMPRLSGLDVAERLKAAGSGVRVIIVTTFGRAGYLRRALEVGARGYLLKDAPAEQLADAIRRVHAGGRSITPELAAGAWDAHSPLTERERQVLQAAENGASTSSIAAALSLSEGTVRNYLSEAISKLGAKGRVEAARRAREMGWL